The Zobellia alginiliquefaciens genome contains a region encoding:
- a CDS encoding PorP/SprF family type IX secretion system membrane protein, with protein sequence MNTAFCFFVIMRRTIVTLFLLLFVLVLRSQESRLPADLRQHNLTTYNASLFNPAFSVDRNNANSLAYWVRWQWQAIDGNPTTQFLNYTRKLNDESAVGAAFFQQNTGIYFDTGGVINYAHSFDLNETVKLSVGANVFGFKQSLADDRFTVNPDFPLLQSSSTDDFILQVAPGVSLSVERLTLGFASENLFDYNFTESEVNTEKEDKVYMGLVSYDFPVTLGAAMNAFVRPSMYLRTIPGEANQIGFNALLNTNNYWGQVGYNNFYGYGIGVGGTFFNHVSLGALIEFGADSSISTESSFELMAAYFFGKPEERHKMVGYISPEENELDQIELAAVAKAEAAEENKNEAIAAELEKAEELAQESKSEEKLAKKEEKERRKSEKRAQDSIAKLQKQEALALRKEEKRLEKEAQNQIKEEEAIAKAAEKEAQQQKGEELAIVEQEEQKRKLDSIQNAKQQEALALAENTEIDKRKAEAEAAKIAQEKARQEKEEKAAQEAKLAQKEEVVTPRKGEKYEEVKTEDGLEPGYYLIANVFGTKKYFDAFMADLKRKGLQPKSFVRSKNKFNYVYLNRFDTMGQARQARDGNFDGKFSGNTWIFRVVGK encoded by the coding sequence ATGAATACTGCTTTTTGTTTTTTTGTAATCATGCGCAGAACTATAGTAACTTTATTTCTTTTATTGTTTGTTTTGGTTCTGCGGAGTCAAGAGTCACGTTTACCTGCAGATTTAAGGCAGCATAACTTAACTACATACAATGCCAGCTTGTTTAACCCTGCTTTTTCAGTAGATCGGAACAATGCTAATTCTTTGGCGTATTGGGTACGTTGGCAATGGCAGGCTATTGACGGCAACCCTACTACACAATTCTTAAATTATACGAGGAAATTAAATGATGAATCTGCGGTCGGTGCAGCTTTTTTTCAGCAGAACACGGGTATCTATTTTGATACGGGAGGCGTTATAAACTATGCACATAGTTTTGATTTGAACGAAACGGTAAAATTATCTGTTGGAGCAAATGTATTCGGTTTTAAGCAGTCTTTGGCCGATGACCGTTTTACCGTTAATCCTGATTTTCCGCTGTTGCAGTCCTCTTCAACCGATGATTTTATTTTGCAAGTGGCACCGGGTGTTAGTCTTAGTGTAGAGCGACTTACGTTAGGTTTTGCTTCTGAAAATCTTTTCGATTACAATTTTACAGAGAGCGAAGTAAATACGGAAAAGGAGGATAAAGTTTATATGGGCTTGGTATCTTATGATTTTCCGGTCACTCTTGGTGCTGCAATGAATGCTTTTGTGCGTCCCTCTATGTATTTGAGAACTATTCCTGGGGAAGCCAATCAAATAGGCTTCAATGCACTTTTAAATACGAACAACTATTGGGGGCAAGTAGGGTATAATAATTTCTATGGATATGGTATTGGGGTAGGAGGAACATTTTTTAATCATGTGTCACTTGGTGCATTGATTGAATTTGGGGCGGACTCATCTATTAGTACGGAATCTTCTTTTGAGCTTATGGCCGCATACTTTTTTGGTAAACCGGAAGAGCGCCATAAAATGGTAGGTTATATTTCTCCGGAAGAAAATGAACTTGATCAAATAGAATTGGCAGCGGTGGCTAAAGCCGAAGCTGCAGAGGAAAATAAAAATGAAGCTATTGCAGCTGAATTAGAGAAGGCAGAGGAATTGGCCCAAGAATCAAAATCAGAAGAAAAGCTTGCTAAGAAAGAAGAAAAAGAGCGCCGCAAGTCGGAAAAAAGGGCTCAAGATTCTATAGCTAAACTACAGAAACAGGAAGCTTTGGCTTTAAGGAAAGAAGAGAAGCGTCTTGAGAAGGAAGCGCAAAATCAGATAAAAGAAGAAGAGGCTATTGCCAAAGCTGCTGAAAAAGAAGCGCAACAGCAGAAAGGTGAGGAGCTTGCCATAGTTGAACAAGAAGAGCAAAAAAGAAAATTGGATTCAATTCAAAATGCTAAGCAACAGGAGGCTTTGGCATTAGCTGAAAATACTGAAATAGATAAGCGGAAAGCCGAGGCTGAAGCGGCAAAGATTGCGCAAGAAAAAGCTCGTCAAGAAAAAGAAGAGAAAGCTGCTCAAGAAGCTAAGCTGGCGCAGAAAGAAGAAGTAGTTACGCCTAGAAAAGGAGAAAAATACGAAGAGGTTAAAACCGAGGACGGTTTAGAGCCGGGCTATTACTTGATAGCAAATGTATTTGGTACTAAAAAGTACTTTGATGCCTTTATGGCGGATTTAAAGAGAAAGGGACTTCAACCTAAATCATTTGTGCGTAGCAAAAATAAATTCAACTATGTGTATCTGAATCGTTTTGATACTATGGGTCAGGCAAGACAAGCCAGAGATGGTAATTTTGACGGTAAGTTCTCTGGTAATACTTGGATTTTTAGAGTAGTAGGGAAATAA
- a CDS encoding Gfo/Idh/MocA family protein, whose product MLRVGVLGAGHLGKIHLRLLNESKKYELVGFYDADAINGKKVADEFGYQYYDNINKLIEAVDVVDIVTPTLSHFDCAKKAIEKGKHIFIEKPITNTYEEAEQLLELEKKYNVKGQVGHVERFNPAFSAVKHQINTPMFIESHRLAEFNPRGTDVPVVLDLMIHDIDAILSVVNSDVKQINASGVSVISKSPDIANARIEFENGCVANLTASRISLKNMRKSRFFQKDAYISVDFLEKKVEVVKMKDAPEKVGDFDMVLQNAEGEKKQIYFENPDVGTNNAILDELESFADAIANDSTPIVSLKQGTQALKVALQIIASF is encoded by the coding sequence ATGCTTAGAGTTGGCGTATTAGGCGCAGGTCATTTAGGAAAAATACACTTACGTCTGCTAAACGAATCGAAAAAATATGAATTAGTCGGTTTTTATGATGCAGATGCAATTAACGGTAAAAAAGTAGCGGACGAATTTGGATACCAATACTATGATAATATCAACAAACTTATAGAAGCTGTAGATGTAGTGGACATCGTTACCCCTACTCTTTCTCATTTTGATTGTGCCAAAAAGGCAATAGAAAAAGGAAAACACATATTTATAGAAAAGCCCATAACCAATACGTATGAAGAAGCGGAACAGCTTCTGGAACTAGAAAAAAAGTATAACGTTAAAGGCCAAGTTGGGCATGTAGAACGTTTTAACCCGGCCTTTTCTGCGGTAAAACATCAAATCAACACGCCCATGTTCATAGAGAGTCACCGGTTGGCAGAATTCAACCCTCGTGGCACGGATGTTCCTGTAGTTTTGGATTTAATGATCCATGATATTGATGCCATACTGAGCGTTGTAAATTCCGATGTAAAACAGATTAATGCCAGTGGAGTTTCGGTTATTAGCAAGTCTCCGGATATTGCCAATGCCCGTATTGAATTTGAAAATGGTTGTGTAGCTAATTTAACGGCTAGCAGAATTTCACTGAAAAACATGCGTAAATCACGTTTCTTTCAGAAAGACGCTTATATCTCCGTAGACTTTTTAGAGAAAAAAGTTGAGGTAGTGAAAATGAAAGATGCCCCAGAAAAAGTGGGTGATTTTGACATGGTACTACAAAATGCGGAAGGCGAGAAAAAACAAATCTATTTTGAGAACCCAGACGTGGGAACCAACAATGCCATTCTTGATGAACTGGAAAGTTTTGCAGATGCCATTGCCAATGACAGCACCCCCATTGTAAGCCTGAAACAAGGCACACAAGCCCTAAAAGTAGCCTTGCAGATCATAGCTTCTTTTTAG
- a CDS encoding TetR/AcrR family transcriptional regulator, with product MSTKAERTTAFIIETVASVFNKHGYIGTSMSDLTEATGLTKGAIYGNFENKEALALSAYQYNSNLLLSKVDEVLAEKSDALDKIFNLTDFYRNYDSFTLSMGGCPILNTGVDAQHNNRLLVAANKEAIREMEGKIALVLENGVKNDEIKLPVTPSQFAKQLFTMIQGAIAMATMTSDKKYLTNTIAYLEVLVKKELKK from the coding sequence ATGTCTACCAAAGCCGAAAGAACCACTGCCTTTATAATTGAAACTGTTGCCTCTGTTTTTAACAAACATGGTTACATAGGTACAAGTATGAGCGACCTAACCGAGGCCACTGGACTTACAAAAGGTGCTATTTATGGTAATTTTGAAAATAAGGAAGCTTTGGCATTATCGGCCTATCAATACAACAGTAACCTTCTTTTATCAAAAGTAGATGAAGTTTTGGCCGAGAAAAGCGATGCCTTGGACAAGATTTTTAATCTCACCGATTTTTATCGTAATTACGATTCGTTCACTTTGAGCATGGGCGGGTGTCCTATTTTAAATACAGGTGTAGATGCCCAACATAATAACAGGCTACTGGTAGCAGCCAACAAAGAAGCCATACGAGAAATGGAAGGCAAAATTGCGCTCGTTCTTGAAAACGGCGTTAAGAACGATGAAATTAAACTGCCGGTTACACCTTCACAATTTGCGAAGCAATTGTTCACCATGATTCAAGGGGCTATTGCCATGGCTACTATGACCAGCGACAAAAAATACCTCACGAACACTATAGCTTACCTAGAGGTTCTGGTCAAGAAAGAACTTAAGAAGTAA
- the fahA gene encoding fumarylacetoacetase has product MPIYANDPTKKTWLPVPDQSDFPIQNIPFGVFLTRDDIITIGTRIGDYAIDLGALHQLGYFENIPLTDDIFLQDTLNDFISDGQKTWRLVRNRISEIFEESNETLKNNEDHKSVVLFSMDEIEMQLPVQVGDYTDFYSSKEHATNVGTMFRDPENALLPNWLHIPVGYHGRSSTIIPSGTPIHRPMGQTLPKGETNPVFGPSRLVDFELEMAFITTDANVLGEPISVDEAEEYIFGMVVFNDWSARDIQKWEYVPLGPFLAKNFASSISPWIVTLDALQPFRIESTAQEPEPLPYLQQKERHSYDINLEVSIATENGSETNISKSNFKYMYWTMAQQLAHHTINGCIVNSGDMMGSGTISGPTPDSYGSMLELSWQGTKPVKLNDGSERKFIQDNDTVIMKGYCANDDIRIGFGEVRTKLLPPFTLKKKG; this is encoded by the coding sequence ATGCCTATATACGCGAACGATCCTACAAAAAAAACATGGCTTCCCGTGCCCGATCAATCAGATTTCCCCATACAGAACATACCTTTTGGAGTATTCCTTACCCGTGATGATATTATTACGATAGGTACACGTATTGGGGACTATGCAATAGATTTGGGAGCTCTTCATCAACTTGGTTATTTTGAGAATATTCCGCTTACGGATGATATTTTTTTGCAAGACACCTTAAACGATTTCATATCTGATGGACAGAAAACATGGCGACTTGTCCGTAATCGGATAAGCGAGATTTTTGAGGAATCCAATGAAACCCTTAAAAACAATGAGGACCATAAAAGCGTTGTTTTGTTTTCTATGGATGAAATTGAAATGCAATTACCTGTTCAAGTAGGTGATTATACAGATTTTTACTCAAGTAAAGAGCATGCTACCAATGTTGGCACCATGTTCCGCGACCCTGAAAATGCCTTATTGCCCAACTGGTTACATATTCCTGTTGGCTACCATGGCAGAAGCTCCACCATTATTCCAAGTGGGACACCTATTCACAGACCCATGGGGCAGACTTTACCAAAAGGTGAAACAAACCCCGTTTTTGGGCCATCACGTTTAGTAGATTTTGAGTTGGAGATGGCATTTATTACTACGGACGCCAATGTACTAGGAGAACCCATCTCAGTAGATGAGGCCGAAGAATATATTTTTGGAATGGTAGTTTTTAATGATTGGAGTGCTCGTGATATCCAAAAATGGGAATATGTGCCACTTGGACCCTTTTTAGCCAAAAACTTTGCCTCGTCCATATCACCATGGATTGTAACCTTAGATGCACTTCAACCGTTTAGAATTGAAAGTACAGCACAAGAACCAGAGCCTCTACCCTATTTACAACAAAAAGAAAGACATAGCTATGACATTAATCTTGAAGTGAGTATAGCCACCGAAAATGGTAGCGAAACGAACATTTCAAAATCTAACTTTAAGTATATGTATTGGACCATGGCACAACAACTGGCCCACCACACTATTAACGGCTGTATTGTAAATAGTGGTGATATGATGGGAAGTGGCACCATCTCCGGGCCAACCCCAGACTCTTATGGTTCAATGCTTGAACTTTCTTGGCAAGGCACCAAGCCCGTAAAATTAAACGATGGTTCCGAACGAAAGTTTATTCAGGATAATGATACCGTTATCATGAAGGGGTATTGCGCTAACGATGATATTCGTATTGGTTTTGGAGAAGTAAGAACAAAACTTTTACCCCCTTTTACGCTAAAGAAAAAAGGCTAA
- a CDS encoding 3-hydroxyacyl-CoA dehydrogenase family protein yields the protein MQHIAVIGAGTMGNGIAHVFAQNGHKVNLIDLSDDALSKGMKTIEKNLDRMLAKEKITENDKTATLQNISTFTTLKDGVTPVDLVVEAASENLNIKLNIFKELDAICDQKTILATNTSSISITQIAAATNRPKKVIGMHFMNPVPIMQLVEIIRGYSTSDETTEQIMKLSTELGKTPTEVNDYPGFVANRILMPMINEAIETLYNGVAGVTEIDTVMKLGMAHPMGPLQLADFIGLDVCLSILNVMYDGFKKPKYAPCPLLINMVMAKKLGVKSGEGFYDYSESRKAEKVSRQFL from the coding sequence ATGCAACATATAGCGGTTATAGGCGCAGGTACTATGGGAAACGGAATTGCCCATGTTTTTGCTCAGAACGGTCACAAAGTAAATTTGATAGACCTTTCCGATGATGCGCTGAGTAAAGGGATGAAAACTATCGAGAAAAATCTGGATAGAATGTTGGCCAAAGAGAAGATAACCGAAAACGATAAAACGGCCACACTTCAGAACATATCAACTTTTACCACTCTAAAAGATGGGGTTACCCCAGTTGATTTAGTGGTTGAAGCTGCCTCAGAAAATCTAAACATAAAACTGAATATTTTTAAGGAATTGGATGCCATTTGCGACCAAAAAACCATTTTGGCCACAAACACCTCTTCCATATCAATTACCCAAATTGCAGCAGCTACAAATAGACCTAAGAAAGTAATCGGGATGCATTTTATGAACCCCGTGCCTATTATGCAACTGGTAGAGATTATTCGTGGTTACAGTACTTCAGATGAAACTACTGAACAAATCATGAAGTTATCTACAGAATTAGGCAAAACTCCCACGGAAGTAAATGACTACCCAGGTTTTGTGGCCAATAGAATTTTAATGCCCATGATTAATGAAGCTATTGAAACACTATACAATGGCGTGGCCGGTGTTACGGAGATTGATACGGTTATGAAATTAGGTATGGCACACCCCATGGGCCCGCTGCAGCTAGCAGATTTTATTGGGCTTGATGTTTGCTTATCAATTTTAAATGTGATGTATGACGGTTTCAAAAAACCGAAATATGCACCATGCCCGCTCTTGATCAATATGGTCATGGCTAAAAAACTAGGTGTAAAATCCGGGGAGGGATTCTATGATTATAGCGAATCCAGAAAGGCCGAAAAGGTTTCTCGTCAGTTTTTATGA
- the smpB gene encoding SsrA-binding protein SmpB yields MVQKNINIKNKKAKFEYEFIDTYVTGIVLAGTEIKSVREGKASITQSFCEFNERGELFVINMQIDEYSHASHFNHKPKAERKLLMNKRELRKLRKDVTTSGFTIVPINLFINDRGLAKLKIALAKGKKLYDKRETLKDRDNKRNLSRIKKSFNN; encoded by the coding sequence ATGGTTCAAAAGAACATCAACATAAAAAATAAAAAAGCCAAATTTGAATATGAGTTCATAGACACCTATGTAACTGGTATTGTTTTGGCCGGAACTGAAATAAAATCCGTTAGAGAAGGAAAAGCCTCTATCACACAAAGTTTTTGCGAGTTTAATGAGCGTGGAGAACTCTTTGTCATTAACATGCAAATTGATGAGTATTCGCATGCTTCTCACTTTAATCACAAACCTAAAGCGGAACGCAAATTGCTCATGAACAAGCGTGAGCTTAGAAAGTTACGCAAAGACGTCACTACTTCCGGTTTTACCATCGTGCCTATTAATCTATTTATAAACGATAGAGGGCTGGCTAAATTAAAGATTGCGCTTGCCAAGGGTAAAAAGCTGTATGACAAGCGTGAAACCTTAAAAGACCGCGATAACAAACGTAACCTTTCAAGAATTAAGAAAAGCTTCAATAACTAG
- a CDS encoding protein-L-isoaspartate(D-aspartate) O-methyltransferase — MRDTLKHRGMRNKLAEVLVAKGITDKNVLEAIRTIPRHLFMDSSFEGHAYQDKAFPIAADQTISQPYTVAFQSQLLEVKPNDNILEIGTGSGYQTAVLLLLRAKVHTIERQLELFKKTKIFFRKMGYRPKKLIFGDGYKGLPEQAPYDGIIVTAGAPEVPRALMSQLKIGGRLVIPVGTDDQIMTLFVRKSEKEFEKKEYGSFRFVPLLENKN, encoded by the coding sequence TTGAGAGATACTTTAAAACATAGGGGAATGCGTAATAAGCTGGCCGAAGTATTGGTAGCTAAAGGCATAACCGATAAAAATGTGTTGGAAGCTATACGCACCATACCTAGACATTTATTTATGGACAGCAGCTTTGAAGGTCATGCCTATCAAGACAAGGCTTTTCCGATAGCTGCAGACCAGACTATTTCCCAACCCTATACGGTGGCTTTTCAGTCTCAATTACTAGAGGTAAAGCCCAATGACAATATTCTGGAAATTGGTACGGGTAGTGGGTACCAAACTGCTGTATTACTACTTTTACGGGCAAAAGTCCATACTATTGAGCGGCAGTTGGAGCTTTTTAAAAAGACAAAGATTTTCTTCCGGAAAATGGGCTATCGTCCTAAAAAATTAATTTTTGGAGATGGTTATAAAGGACTTCCCGAACAGGCTCCTTATGACGGAATTATTGTAACCGCAGGCGCGCCAGAAGTGCCAAGGGCGCTTATGAGTCAATTAAAAATTGGAGGTAGACTGGTAATTCCCGTCGGTACCGATGACCAGATTATGACCTTGTTTGTACGTAAATCTGAAAAAGAGTTCGAAAAAAAAGAATACGGTTCTTTCCGTTTTGTACCGCTTTTAGAGAATAAGAATTAA
- a CDS encoding SixA phosphatase family protein gives MQRIKSFYIILLTTLILVSCKDEQKVNQNNHQGAVSTFYFIRHAEKDRSDSENTDPELNQRGLGRAMHWAEILKDVELDVIYTTDYQRTSMTAAPTAVKQELDVKYYEPQNVNIEQFKTGNLGKNVLVVGHSNTTPEFVNKMIDIDLYYEMEDNDNGSLYIVQIVNGQATSQRIHINCNCPKERK, from the coding sequence ATGCAACGGATCAAATCCTTTTATATTATTTTGCTCACAACCTTAATTTTGGTGAGTTGTAAAGACGAGCAGAAAGTTAACCAAAATAACCACCAAGGGGCAGTTTCTACCTTTTATTTTATCCGTCATGCAGAGAAAGATCGTTCCGATTCGGAAAATACGGACCCTGAACTAAATCAACGTGGTCTAGGCAGAGCTATGCATTGGGCCGAAATACTCAAGGATGTTGAGTTAGACGTTATTTATACGACCGATTACCAACGAACCTCTATGACCGCTGCACCTACCGCCGTGAAACAAGAACTAGACGTGAAGTATTACGAGCCGCAAAATGTAAACATAGAACAGTTTAAAACAGGTAATTTAGGTAAAAACGTTCTTGTGGTCGGTCACAGCAACACAACACCTGAGTTCGTAAACAAAATGATAGACATTGATTTGTACTACGAAATGGAAGACAACGACAATGGCAGCCTTTACATAGTGCAAATCGTTAACGGACAAGCAACTTCGCAACGCATCCACATTAACTGTAATTGCCCTAAAGAACGAAAATAG
- the ytxJ gene encoding bacillithiol system redox-active protein YtxJ produces MGLFNNIFGSKNEGENKKETKIPWIALTSVEQLSEIERKSLTKPQVIFKHSTTCGISRMVLNMFTQNYAFEDGQMDFYFLDLHSYRHVSDETGYKFQVVHQSPQLLVIKNGGVVAHDSHGAIAEINLEKYL; encoded by the coding sequence ATGGGTCTTTTTAATAATATATTTGGAAGTAAAAATGAAGGTGAAAATAAGAAGGAAACTAAAATTCCTTGGATTGCACTTACTTCTGTTGAACAACTAAGTGAAATTGAGCGAAAGTCATTGACAAAACCTCAAGTAATTTTCAAACACTCTACAACTTGCGGAATTAGCCGGATGGTTTTGAATATGTTTACTCAAAACTATGCTTTTGAAGATGGCCAAATGGATTTTTATTTTTTGGATCTGCATAGTTATCGCCATGTTTCCGATGAGACAGGTTATAAATTTCAGGTCGTGCATCAGTCACCTCAATTATTGGTGATAAAAAATGGAGGCGTAGTGGCGCATGATTCTCATGGAGCAATAGCAGAAATCAATTTAGAAAAATACCTTTAA
- the clpB gene encoding ATP-dependent chaperone ClpB, which yields MNFNNYTTKSQEAIQQAQQIAQGFGHQQIENEHLFKAIWEVDENVLPFILKKLNINVALLQQILEKELESFPKVSGGDIMISREAGKTLNEASSIAKKMEDEYVSIEHLLLAILKSSSKIAQILKDQGATEKDLKAAIGELRKGGKVTSQSAEDTYNSLDKYALNLNQLADDGKLDPVIGRDEEIRRILQILSRRTKNNPMLVGEPGTGKTAIAEGLAHRIIQGDVPENLKDKVIYSLDMGALIAGAKYKGEFEERLKSVIKEVTSSDGDIVLFIDEIHTLVGAGGGQGAMDAANILKPALARGELRAIGATTLDEYQKYFEKDKALERRFQKVTVNEPDTESAISILRGIKEKYEAHHKVRIKDEAVIAAVELSQRYITNRFLPDKAIDLIDEAASKLRMEINSKPEELDVLDRKIMQLEIEIEAIKRENDKAKLKLLNVDLANLKEDRNEIFAKWESEKSVVDEIQKTKQDIEEFKNEAERAERNGDYGKVAELRYGKIKEAQEKLQDLQKVLDEQQLGDTLIKEEVTNEDVAEVVAKWTGIPVTKMLQSEREKLLKLENVLHKRVIGQNEAIEAVSDAIRRSRAGLQDANRPIGSFLFLGTTGVGKTELAKTLASYLFDDENAMTRIDMSEYQERHSVSRLVGAPPGYVGYDEGGQLTEAVRRRPYSVVLLDEIEKAHPDTFNILLQVLDEGRLTDNKGRVADFKNTIIIMTSNMGSSIIQEKFENSKDPYSATEAARVEILGLLRKTIRPEFLNRIDDIIMFTPLSREDITKIVRLQLDGLKKNIAKQHITIDATDEAINYLANKGYDPQYGARPIKRVIQKDVLNNLSKELLSGNIKADSIVLIDSFDDALVFRNQDELVE from the coding sequence ATGAACTTTAATAATTACACAACAAAATCGCAAGAGGCTATTCAGCAAGCCCAACAGATTGCGCAGGGTTTTGGCCATCAACAGATAGAGAACGAACATTTGTTCAAAGCAATCTGGGAGGTTGACGAAAATGTTCTTCCATTTATTCTGAAAAAATTGAACATAAACGTTGCTTTGCTTCAGCAAATTTTGGAAAAAGAACTAGAAAGCTTTCCCAAAGTTTCCGGAGGGGATATTATGATATCCAGAGAAGCAGGAAAAACACTGAATGAGGCAAGTTCCATAGCTAAAAAAATGGAGGATGAATATGTTTCCATAGAGCATCTCTTATTAGCTATTTTAAAATCTAGCAGTAAAATTGCCCAGATTTTAAAGGATCAAGGCGCTACAGAAAAAGACTTAAAAGCAGCTATAGGTGAACTTCGCAAAGGCGGCAAAGTAACCTCACAGAGTGCAGAAGACACTTATAATTCGCTTGACAAATATGCCCTTAACCTAAATCAATTGGCAGATGATGGCAAGTTAGACCCGGTCATTGGGCGTGACGAGGAAATTCGTCGTATTCTTCAGATTTTATCCCGAAGAACCAAAAACAACCCTATGTTGGTTGGTGAGCCAGGTACAGGTAAAACCGCTATTGCAGAAGGTCTTGCGCACCGAATTATCCAAGGAGATGTACCAGAAAACCTAAAGGATAAAGTCATTTATTCACTAGATATGGGCGCACTTATCGCAGGTGCTAAATATAAAGGTGAATTTGAAGAAAGACTAAAATCGGTCATTAAAGAAGTTACTTCTTCCGATGGCGATATTGTTTTGTTCATTGACGAAATACATACTCTTGTTGGTGCAGGCGGCGGCCAAGGCGCAATGGACGCGGCCAATATTTTAAAGCCCGCATTGGCCCGTGGTGAACTCAGAGCCATTGGTGCAACCACATTAGATGAATACCAAAAATATTTTGAAAAAGATAAAGCACTTGAGAGACGTTTCCAGAAAGTGACGGTAAATGAGCCCGATACGGAAAGCGCCATTTCAATTCTTAGGGGTATTAAAGAAAAGTATGAGGCACATCATAAAGTCCGCATAAAAGATGAGGCGGTAATTGCTGCCGTAGAGTTGTCCCAACGCTATATTACCAATCGGTTTTTACCGGATAAGGCTATTGATTTAATAGACGAGGCCGCATCTAAGCTCAGGATGGAAATTAACTCCAAACCGGAAGAATTAGATGTTCTAGACCGTAAGATTATGCAGCTCGAAATTGAAATTGAAGCAATAAAACGAGAAAACGACAAGGCCAAACTCAAGTTGCTGAATGTTGATTTAGCCAACCTCAAGGAAGACCGTAACGAAATCTTTGCAAAATGGGAAAGCGAAAAGTCGGTGGTTGATGAAATTCAAAAAACGAAGCAAGACATTGAGGAGTTTAAAAACGAAGCGGAACGTGCAGAACGTAACGGAGATTATGGCAAAGTAGCCGAACTTCGCTATGGTAAAATAAAAGAAGCACAGGAAAAACTTCAAGACCTTCAAAAAGTACTAGACGAGCAACAATTAGGCGACACCTTAATCAAGGAAGAGGTAACCAATGAAGATGTAGCTGAAGTTGTGGCAAAGTGGACAGGAATACCGGTAACCAAAATGCTACAGAGCGAGCGTGAAAAACTCTTGAAATTGGAAAATGTGCTCCACAAAAGGGTAATTGGTCAAAATGAAGCCATAGAAGCCGTATCTGATGCCATTAGAAGAAGTCGCGCAGGATTGCAAGATGCAAATAGACCTATTGGTTCGTTCTTATTTTTAGGTACTACAGGAGTTGGTAAAACCGAGCTGGCAAAAACTTTAGCTTCTTACCTGTTCGATGATGAAAACGCAATGACCCGTATTGATATGAGTGAATATCAAGAACGTCATTCCGTTAGTAGACTGGTTGGCGCACCTCCAGGGTATGTTGGCTATGACGAAGGTGGTCAGTTAACCGAAGCTGTTCGTAGAAGACCATATTCCGTGGTGTTACTTGATGAAATTGAGAAAGCACATCCGGATACTTTTAATATTTTATTGCAAGTATTGGATGAAGGAAGGTTGACGGATAATAAAGGTAGGGTCGCTGATTTTAAGAACACCATAATCATCATGACCAGCAATATGGGAAGCTCTATCATTCAAGAAAAATTTGAAAATAGCAAAGACCCTTATAGTGCAACAGAAGCCGCACGTGTTGAAATTTTAGGATTGTTGCGCAAAACAATACGACCTGAATTTTTAAATCGTATAGATGACATAATTATGTTTACACCGCTTAGCCGTGAGGATATTACTAAAATCGTAAGGCTGCAATTGGACGGTTTAAAGAAGAACATTGCCAAGCAACATATAACGATTGATGCTACGGATGAAGCTATTAACTATTTGGCCAATAAAGGGTACGACCCTCAATATGGGGCTCGCCCTATAAAAAGAGTTATTCAGAAAGATGTTTTGAACAATCTCTCCAAAGAACTCTTGAGTGGCAACATAAAAGCGGATAGCATTGTGTTGATTGATTCATTTGATGATGCACTTGTATTTAGAAATCAAGATGAATTAGTGGAATAA